The proteins below come from a single Hyphomicrobium denitrificans ATCC 51888 genomic window:
- a CDS encoding cupredoxin domain-containing protein codes for MSFRSIGRSIANPLSAFALLCVGMFAASALQLVAFSAHAAEELEIEIKIKDHKFDPAAIKLQAGQRAKLIVKNLDPTPEEFESNDIGFEKIIAGNSEATFRVKPLEPGTYIFFGEFHMDTALGHILVE; via the coding sequence ATGTCATTTCGCTCGATCGGGCGTTCGATCGCTAATCCTCTTTCCGCTTTTGCTCTTCTGTGCGTCGGCATGTTTGCTGCGTCCGCACTTCAACTTGTCGCTTTTTCTGCGCACGCTGCGGAAGAGCTCGAGATTGAGATCAAGATCAAGGATCACAAGTTCGATCCCGCAGCCATCAAGCTGCAAGCGGGTCAGCGTGCAAAGCTCATCGTCAAAAATCTCGATCCGACTCCGGAAGAGTTCGAAAGCAATGATATCGGCTTTGAAAAAATCATCGCTGGAAACAGCGAAGCGACGTTCCGTGTCAAACCTCTCGAACCAGGCACTTACATTTTCTTCGGGGAGTTTCACATGGATACCGCGCTCGGCCATATCCTCGTGGAATGA